Proteins from a single region of Dyadobacter fanqingshengii:
- a CDS encoding SDR family NAD(P)-dependent oxidoreductase — protein MKKLENKVALITGASKGIGAAIAKQFAAEGAKVVVNYASSKEGADRVVKEITDTGGTAIAVQGDVSSEAEVTRLFEETRRAFGTLDILVNNAGIYQYEPIEEVSAKTFHDQFNINVLGSILAIQSSLKLFGDKGGNIINISSEAGKTPLPTGSVYSATKAALDAITISLSKEFSGKNIRINSILPGVVETEGSRSAGFIGSEAETKFVANTPLGRTGQPDDIAKVAVFLASDDSAWITGEKISVSGGIYGL, from the coding sequence GTGAAAAAATTAGAGAATAAAGTAGCGCTAATAACTGGTGCATCAAAAGGCATAGGAGCCGCGATAGCCAAGCAGTTTGCAGCAGAAGGTGCAAAAGTTGTTGTGAACTATGCATCGAGTAAGGAAGGTGCGGACAGGGTGGTAAAGGAAATCACCGACACCGGCGGCACGGCCATCGCAGTTCAGGGAGACGTGTCGAGTGAAGCAGAAGTAACCAGGTTATTTGAAGAGACCAGAAGAGCTTTTGGAACTTTGGATATCCTGGTGAACAATGCAGGGATTTACCAGTACGAGCCGATTGAGGAAGTATCTGCCAAGACTTTTCATGACCAATTTAACATCAATGTACTGGGATCGATACTGGCCATTCAGTCTTCGTTGAAATTGTTTGGCGACAAAGGTGGCAACATCATCAATATCAGTTCGGAGGCAGGCAAGACGCCACTTCCCACAGGGTCGGTCTATTCCGCGACCAAAGCTGCACTGGATGCCATAACCATTTCTTTGTCAAAGGAATTCAGCGGAAAAAATATTCGTATCAACTCCATTTTGCCCGGCGTCGTGGAAACCGAGGGTTCGCGCAGCGCAGGCTTTATCGGTAGCGAAGCTGAAACAAAATTCGTTGCCAACACACCACTTGGTCGTACCGGACAGCCCGATGATATCGCGAAAGTGGCAGTATTTCTGGCTTCCGACGATTCTGCATGGATTACAGGAGAAAAGATCTCAGTGTCCGGCGGCATTTACGGACTGTAA
- a CDS encoding sensor histidine kinase, translated as MLKGTLNFLRANYKRLALLALFSLVIYGSFLLLSYVTNPAQTARVFAGRTGFFFNTLIFVIESVITHYILIFGLILPVMRKQRSFRSAVMIGLLFFLIKFAYDHTFFLMERAAQAREMADSTPAALPEDKMKWVLIMSYVFILIASFSVALLIEWVHKGRERIMLEKDKTEAELKALKHQINPHFLFNSLSFIYGKVIKLDKETADSILMLANIMRYALGKNTRIDGTVNIMDELEHMKNVIEINQRRHNHQLNIRYDEQIDDQSTSIVPLVLITLVENAFKHGDLHDPAHPLRIRINTCVDELTFDISNKKGKGLKELSNGIGLHNIGQQLNLTYGNRSAFFVDEDETHFNVALKITFPV; from the coding sequence ATGCTAAAAGGAACTTTAAACTTTTTAAGAGCCAATTATAAACGCTTAGCGCTATTAGCCTTATTCTCTTTGGTGATTTACGGTTCGTTCCTTTTGCTTTCGTACGTGACAAATCCTGCCCAGACTGCAAGGGTTTTTGCGGGCCGGACGGGCTTTTTTTTCAACACCCTGATCTTTGTTATTGAGTCTGTCATTACGCATTACATTCTCATCTTCGGATTAATACTTCCGGTGATGCGCAAGCAGCGTAGTTTTCGCAGCGCTGTGATGATCGGACTCCTGTTTTTTCTAATCAAGTTTGCGTACGATCACACTTTTTTCTTGATGGAAAGAGCAGCGCAAGCGCGGGAAATGGCTGATTCTACCCCAGCTGCTTTGCCCGAAGATAAAATGAAATGGGTGTTGATCATGTCTTATGTATTTATCCTGATTGCAAGTTTTTCGGTAGCATTATTGATTGAATGGGTTCACAAAGGCAGAGAGCGCATCATGCTTGAAAAGGATAAAACAGAAGCGGAACTGAAAGCCTTAAAGCACCAGATCAACCCTCATTTCCTGTTTAATTCATTAAGCTTTATTTATGGAAAGGTTATCAAACTCGATAAAGAAACTGCGGATTCTATCCTGATGCTGGCCAACATTATGCGGTATGCTTTGGGAAAAAATACCCGCATCGATGGGACCGTCAATATTATGGATGAATTGGAGCACATGAAAAATGTGATTGAAATTAACCAGCGTCGTCATAATCATCAATTAAATATCCGCTACGACGAACAGATTGATGATCAGTCTACTAGCATTGTCCCACTGGTATTGATCACACTCGTTGAAAATGCTTTCAAGCACGGTGACCTGCATGACCCTGCTCATCCTTTACGGATCAGAATTAATACTTGCGTGGATGAATTAACATTTGATATCAGCAATAAAAAGGGAAAAGGATTAAAAGAACTTTCAAATGGGATCGGACTTCATAACATCGGGCAGCAACTGAATTTAACTTACGGTAACCGGTCAGCGTTCTTTGTAGATGAAGATGAAACCCATTTTAATGTAGCATTGAAGATAACATTTCCGGTATGA
- a CDS encoding LysR family transcriptional regulator, protein MNTNDLKIFEAVAETGSFTKAAAAMFTVQSNVTARIKSLEEEFGAELFSRTSRKVELTAAGKKLMQYCKQISNLIAEAKSHVQSSTKVSGSLKIGCIETTMALKVPEMINHFEEHFPDVELEFKSEMRNALINDVLNYNLDAAFVSAPINVTGLNQIRIKEEQLVIVTASEGPKIEELLTKQPVKIVVFGHGCLFRARLESWLSSKGIVHYKSTVLNSIEGIINFVEAGLGMTILPEEVVSQYYAGRKITSNALDKQLGTMITVLIFKQDKSQSTALRAFIDMYFSHNKSKITAPLDEAKSASKRGKLNLKPHF, encoded by the coding sequence ATGAACACCAATGATCTGAAAATATTTGAAGCAGTGGCCGAAACCGGAAGCTTCACCAAAGCTGCCGCGGCCATGTTTACGGTGCAATCGAACGTCACGGCCAGGATCAAAAGCCTGGAAGAGGAATTTGGCGCAGAACTGTTCTCCCGGACATCCCGCAAAGTCGAGCTTACGGCTGCCGGTAAAAAGTTGATGCAATATTGTAAGCAGATCAGTAATCTGATTGCGGAGGCGAAAAGCCATGTCCAGAGTAGCACTAAGGTAAGCGGCAGCCTTAAAATCGGATGTATCGAAACGACCATGGCTTTGAAGGTTCCTGAGATGATTAACCATTTTGAAGAGCATTTTCCGGATGTTGAATTGGAGTTCAAGTCCGAGATGAGAAATGCACTGATCAATGATGTGTTAAACTACAATCTGGACGCGGCATTCGTATCGGCCCCCATTAACGTAACCGGGCTGAATCAAATTCGGATCAAGGAAGAACAGCTGGTCATTGTGACAGCTTCCGAGGGGCCTAAAATTGAGGAATTGCTTACAAAGCAGCCTGTCAAGATCGTTGTGTTCGGGCACGGCTGTCTATTCAGGGCAAGACTCGAATCCTGGCTAAGCTCCAAAGGCATCGTTCATTACAAAAGCACCGTGCTCAATTCGATTGAAGGGATTATCAACTTTGTCGAAGCGGGTTTGGGTATGACCATACTGCCCGAAGAAGTCGTTTCTCAATATTACGCAGGCAGAAAAATTACTAGCAATGCGTTAGATAAACAGCTTGGAACAATGATCACCGTCTTGATTTTCAAGCAAGACAAGTCACAATCAACTGCATTAAGGGCATTTATTGATATGTACTTCAGTCATAATAAGTCAAAAATTACGGCGCCTCTTGATGAAGCCAAGTCAGCCAGTAAGCGTGGCAAACTTAACCTAAAACCCCATTTTTAA
- a CDS encoding LytR/AlgR family response regulator transcription factor: MIDCIIIDDEQHAIDLLKEHISHVHFLKLVGSETNPIKGLAMIGDLKPGLVFLDVQMPNLTGIDILKLISNDCHVIMTTAYKEYALDGFEHAVVDYLLKPIPFLRFLKAVNRLWTIQNNVRPVNDQDHYVFVKTEQKGKLLKIDSRRITYIEGQGNYATIHMNDQRKITAYLKLKELAEHLSLMGFVRIHKSFIISLSHLTAVEGNMVRIVDEAQPITIGEAYRKEFFEMINAKLLSMPPSNPTSSNE, from the coding sequence ATGATTGATTGCATTATCATTGACGATGAGCAGCATGCCATCGATTTATTGAAAGAACATATAAGTCATGTGCATTTTTTAAAATTGGTAGGCTCAGAGACAAATCCTATAAAAGGTTTGGCAATGATCGGTGATCTCAAGCCCGGGCTTGTGTTCTTGGATGTTCAAATGCCTAATCTAACTGGAATAGACATATTGAAGCTGATCAGCAATGATTGCCATGTGATTATGACTACGGCTTACAAGGAATATGCCCTTGATGGATTTGAGCATGCCGTAGTAGATTATTTATTGAAACCGATCCCTTTTTTAAGGTTCTTAAAAGCCGTTAACCGTTTATGGACCATTCAAAATAATGTTCGTCCGGTTAACGATCAGGATCATTATGTTTTTGTAAAAACAGAACAAAAAGGCAAGCTTTTAAAAATTGATTCCCGCAGAATAACTTACATCGAAGGGCAAGGCAATTATGCGACAATCCACATGAATGATCAGCGCAAGATTACCGCCTATTTAAAACTGAAAGAGCTGGCCGAACATTTATCCTTGATGGGTTTTGTGCGCATACACAAATCGTTTATTATTTCGCTGAGCCACTTAACCGCGGTTGAAGGGAATATGGTCCGGATCGTGGACGAAGCACAACCCATCACCATAGGCGAAGCTTATCGCAAAGAGTTTTTTGAAATGATTAATGCCAAGTTGCTTTCAATGCCTCCGAGTAATCCAACGAGTTCAAACGAATAA
- a CDS encoding winged helix-turn-helix transcriptional regulator, whose amino-acid sequence MQCEPLQIDKHKKEMMAVQDSMDVLNGKWKISIISSICYYNKRRFSDILNDVAGISNKMLSKELKELEMNQLVKRTVLDTQPITVQYELTEHGLTLKTIINHLTDWGKEHRKKIIGE is encoded by the coding sequence ATGCAGTGCGAGCCCCTACAAATTGATAAGCATAAAAAAGAGATGATGGCCGTCCAGGATTCCATGGACGTGCTGAATGGGAAATGGAAGATCTCGATCATATCGTCTATCTGCTATTATAACAAGAGGCGATTTTCGGACATTCTCAACGACGTAGCCGGTATCTCCAACAAAATGCTGAGTAAAGAATTGAAAGAACTGGAAATGAATCAGCTGGTAAAAAGGACCGTGTTGGATACTCAGCCGATAACGGTTCAGTACGAGCTTACCGAACACGGTCTGACGCTAAAAACCATCATTAATCACCTGACTGACTGGGGAAAAGAGCACAGGAAGAAGATTATTGGAGAATAA
- a CDS encoding winged helix-turn-helix transcriptional regulator: protein MKYQRKISQDLECGITLAMRVFCNKWKPCIIDAIYKGFQRPSEIHRFIPEAKPRVLDIQLSELLKLGVLERESGIGFPLYSVYNLTELGKSIVPIVTQLDEWGNSHKHKLKDVLAEAV from the coding sequence ATGAAGTATCAAAGAAAAATCAGCCAAGACCTTGAATGCGGGATCACTTTGGCCATGCGGGTATTTTGCAATAAATGGAAACCATGCATTATCGACGCGATATACAAAGGTTTTCAGCGGCCCAGCGAAATCCATCGCTTCATACCCGAGGCCAAACCACGGGTGCTTGATATACAGCTCAGTGAATTATTGAAACTGGGTGTGCTTGAAAGGGAGTCGGGCATCGGGTTCCCACTTTATAGCGTTTATAATCTCACCGAATTGGGCAAAAGCATCGTTCCGATTGTCACCCAGCTGGACGAATGGGGAAACAGCCACAAGCACAAGCTAAAAGATGTGCTGGCAGAGGCGGTTTAA
- a CDS encoding porin family protein, producing MMIALCMLTISYAANAQYDPAVRFGIKAGANLSNINGSNDLSLSPGGNAFDFRDNDNRSLGFAGGVFFRFGKTLYIQPEILLSQKGGKFNVYEDGVLNDGKVDVRFSNLDVPVLFGVRIAKFFRVNVGPMASLRLNKNGKIGDSFDDVTGGNSGAEFKNRLAFGYQAGVGLDLGRLSLDVRYEGNFTDVMKIQFDNATTASQFGKKSNLFQATLGLAIF from the coding sequence ATGATGATTGCCCTGTGTATGCTCACAATTAGCTACGCCGCAAATGCACAATACGACCCAGCTGTTAGATTCGGAATCAAAGCAGGTGCTAATTTATCCAATATCAATGGCAGCAACGATTTAAGCCTTTCTCCCGGTGGTAACGCCTTTGATTTCAGGGATAATGATAACCGTTCACTTGGCTTCGCCGGTGGTGTTTTCTTCCGTTTTGGTAAAACGCTCTATATCCAGCCAGAGATTTTGTTATCCCAAAAAGGTGGCAAGTTCAATGTGTATGAAGACGGTGTACTGAATGATGGAAAAGTGGACGTGCGTTTTTCAAACCTCGACGTACCGGTCCTGTTTGGCGTGCGCATTGCCAAGTTCTTCCGCGTCAATGTTGGTCCGATGGCATCACTCAGATTAAATAAAAATGGTAAAATCGGTGATTCATTTGACGACGTAACTGGTGGAAATTCAGGAGCTGAATTCAAAAACCGACTGGCATTCGGCTATCAGGCGGGCGTTGGCCTTGACCTGGGAAGACTGAGTCTGGATGTGCGTTATGAAGGTAACTTCACTGACGTGATGAAGATTCAGTTTGATAATGCTACAACCGCTTCACAATTTGGCAAAAAGAGCAACCTGTTTCAGGCAACACTCGGCCTTGCCATTTTTTAA
- a CDS encoding SDR family NAD(P)-dependent oxidoreductase — protein sequence MLQTSFIAVHENCCQYAIGAVVTNVANIIVTGRNANALREAKTQFPKIRTFQNDVSNPSEIEQLYEDVTEQFPELNIIINNAGIMRLIDLRDATLNLENINSEIATNLSGTVQMVHQFLPHLLTKKSAAIVNVSSGIA from the coding sequence TTGTTACAAACATCGTTTATAGCGGTTCATGAAAACTGTTGTCAATATGCAATTGGGGCTGTTGTCACAAACGTAGCAAATATCATTGTTACGGGCCGCAACGCCAACGCCCTCAGAGAAGCGAAAACCCAATTTCCAAAAATTCGTACATTCCAAAACGATGTCAGTAACCCGAGCGAAATAGAACAGCTCTACGAGGATGTTACCGAGCAATTCCCTGAGCTGAACATCATTATCAACAACGCAGGCATTATGCGGTTGATTGACCTGCGGGACGCTACATTGAACCTGGAAAATATTAACAGCGAAATAGCAACCAATCTTTCCGGGACCGTTCAAATGGTACACCAATTTCTCCCGCACCTGCTCACGAAGAAGTCGGCTGCAATTGTCAATGTATCATCAGGTATAGCGTAA
- a CDS encoding SDR family oxidoreductase, producing MKRLENKVAVITGGNSGIGFGIAEAFRNEGAVGAITGRNQTTLDRSVEALGTGFIGIKGNVTNVEDLENTFKQTSDAFGKIDVLVVNAGGVVDGVPLGSIGDVTEQGYDLYMDLNLKSAYFTVQKALPYMNDGASIILIGSSAAHRAAPGMAIYSAAKAAIISLAKGLSLDLLSRKIRVNALSPGSIDTPVFEKLVPQEQLEQVKQNWIDITPVGRQGLPSDIGNAAVFLASDDSSFIVGTEILSDGGMTNISLMK from the coding sequence ATGAAAAGATTAGAAAATAAAGTAGCAGTAATTACCGGTGGGAACAGCGGTATTGGATTTGGCATTGCGGAAGCTTTCAGGAATGAAGGCGCAGTAGGTGCAATTACAGGAAGGAACCAGACAACATTAGATAGGTCGGTCGAAGCATTGGGTACTGGTTTTATCGGGATTAAAGGTAATGTTACCAACGTCGAGGATCTGGAAAATACCTTCAAACAAACTTCCGATGCATTTGGAAAAATTGATGTATTAGTTGTTAATGCAGGCGGTGTTGTGGATGGGGTGCCTTTGGGTTCGATAGGCGATGTTACAGAGCAAGGATATGACCTTTACATGGATCTAAACCTCAAAAGCGCTTATTTTACAGTGCAAAAGGCACTGCCCTATATGAATGACGGTGCGTCCATCATACTGATCGGATCGAGCGCTGCGCATCGCGCCGCTCCTGGAATGGCGATTTACAGTGCTGCAAAAGCAGCAATTATATCTCTGGCAAAAGGCTTGTCGCTGGATTTGTTGTCGAGAAAAATTCGGGTCAATGCACTTTCCCCGGGTTCTATTGATACACCTGTTTTTGAAAAGCTTGTACCCCAAGAACAGTTGGAACAAGTGAAGCAAAATTGGATAGATATCACACCAGTCGGCAGGCAAGGTCTTCCGTCCGACATCGGAAATGCAGCAGTGTTTTTGGCGTCGGACGATTCGAGTTTCATTGTTGGCACTGAAATCCTCTCGGATGGCGGAATGACCAACATCAGCCTGATGAAGTGA
- a CDS encoding GNAT family N-acetyltransferase — protein sequence MHQIHLRDATPADLALLNHWDEQPHNIIADPNDDWEWETELAKRPEWRQQLIAELDGRPIGFLQIIDPAQEETHYWGDVADNLMAIDIWIGEEKDLGKGYGTVMMNQALKRCFADSNVEAVIIDPLESNSRARKFYERIGFEFVENRQFSDDHCAVYRLSREVWASKA from the coding sequence ATGCATCAGATACATTTACGGGACGCCACGCCGGCAGATCTTGCGCTTTTGAATCATTGGGACGAGCAGCCGCATAACATCATAGCAGACCCCAACGACGATTGGGAATGGGAAACCGAGCTTGCTAAAAGGCCCGAGTGGCGGCAACAACTCATCGCCGAACTGGATGGAAGGCCAATCGGTTTTTTGCAAATCATCGATCCGGCGCAAGAAGAAACACATTATTGGGGCGACGTAGCCGACAACTTGATGGCTATCGATATCTGGATAGGGGAAGAAAAAGACCTTGGAAAGGGTTATGGTACGGTCATGATGAACCAGGCGCTAAAAAGATGTTTCGCTGATAGCAATGTTGAGGCAGTTATCATCGATCCATTAGAATCCAATTCCCGCGCCAGGAAGTTCTATGAGCGGATTGGTTTCGAATTTGTTGAAAATCGCCAGTTTTCAGATGATCATTGCGCGGTCTACCGCCTTTCAAGAGAAGTGTGGGCAAGTAAGGCGTAA
- a CDS encoding ArsR/SmtB family transcription factor, producing MILLEVIKSLSNQTRLNILEWLKEPFAHFPAEELADYSPDLGVCVSDIAKKAGMSVPTVSVYLKTMSTANILISTRKDQWTYYKRNEESIQELARHIKNNL from the coding sequence ATGATACTTTTAGAAGTTATAAAATCACTGTCAAATCAGACCCGGTTAAACATTCTTGAATGGTTAAAAGAGCCTTTTGCGCACTTTCCTGCCGAGGAGCTGGCCGATTATTCGCCGGACTTAGGCGTATGTGTTTCTGACATTGCAAAAAAAGCGGGGATGTCTGTTCCCACCGTTTCTGTTTATCTAAAAACGATGTCGACCGCCAATATTTTAATTTCCACAAGAAAGGATCAATGGACATACTATAAAAGGAATGAGGAATCGATCCAAGAGTTAGCAAGGCACATTAAAAACAATTTATAA
- a CDS encoding DUF2306 domain-containing protein, giving the protein MMDNQIRNKPILSLDRSDIVPVFLWAVIVFLTWLFMHGADHFLALTPAALGKYFELRWVLIAHITAGGGALVMGLVQFWPKLRSFSWKLHRVIGLLYLMAILLSSICAVILAFSTAYEVNWAYAFSLQIWVGVWISSTAIAYYAALKRKFQLHQEWMVRSYLVTLAFIISGLAVKLPYIQCLGSFAEISPSLFWMGWSVPLYIYQVILSGRARK; this is encoded by the coding sequence ATGATGGATAATCAAATCAGAAACAAGCCAATTTTATCACTCGACCGGTCCGACATCGTCCCGGTGTTTTTATGGGCTGTAATCGTATTTTTGACCTGGCTTTTCATGCACGGCGCAGACCATTTTCTAGCCCTCACGCCAGCAGCCTTAGGAAAATATTTTGAATTGCGGTGGGTTTTGATCGCCCACATTACAGCCGGCGGCGGCGCACTGGTGATGGGGTTAGTCCAGTTTTGGCCCAAACTCAGATCTTTCAGCTGGAAACTGCACCGGGTCATCGGACTTCTGTATCTCATGGCGATCCTTTTAAGCAGTATATGCGCTGTGATCCTGGCATTTAGCACGGCGTACGAAGTCAATTGGGCGTATGCGTTTTCGCTGCAGATCTGGGTTGGTGTCTGGATCAGCTCCACGGCCATCGCTTACTATGCTGCCCTGAAACGGAAATTTCAGCTCCACCAGGAATGGATGGTCAGAAGTTATCTGGTCACTTTGGCATTCATAATTTCCGGATTAGCGGTCAAGTTGCCGTATATCCAATGTCTGGGGAGCTTTGCCGAAATATCACCCTCGCTTTTCTGGATGGGTTGGTCGGTTCCTCTCTACATATATCAGGTCATTCTGAGCGGCCGGGCCAGAAAATAA
- a CDS encoding LIC_13387 family protein — MEKSINIHQVARTCLILASVILLFFGILHLHGTFFSTDLYPKDLDLIEKLKISTIQMDESGIIWKLWIGFNAMFSVGLIFIGSVNLYLSTKHFEFIRAKSAILTLTICSNIFFVWTGNRYMISDFSISMAIPLIFFAIGYAIIRLKRLNYLK, encoded by the coding sequence ATGGAAAAGTCAATCAACATACATCAAGTGGCCAGAACTTGCCTTATTTTGGCATCTGTCATTCTGTTATTTTTTGGAATATTACATTTACACGGCACCTTTTTTTCAACGGATCTTTATCCAAAAGATTTAGATTTAATTGAGAAGCTTAAAATATCTACTATTCAGATGGATGAATCTGGGATTATCTGGAAATTGTGGATAGGGTTTAATGCAATGTTTAGTGTTGGTCTTATTTTTATCGGTTCCGTAAATTTATACCTTTCTACTAAACACTTCGAGTTCATAAGAGCCAAGAGCGCTATTTTGACGTTGACTATTTGCTCAAATATATTTTTTGTATGGACAGGTAACCGTTATATGATATCTGACTTTTCCATTAGCATGGCCATACCTCTTATATTTTTTGCAATCGGATATGCGATCATTCGATTAAAACGTCTTAACTACTTAAAATAG
- a CDS encoding alpha/beta fold hydrolase: MENTSIHFNKVVVNGLNIFYREAGAPDAPTILLLHGYPTSSHMFRNLLPVLSKQYHVIAPDLPGFGYSDAPGNQEFEYTFDNLAATMQAFIDQLGLKRFAIYIFDYGAPVGLRLAMANPEKITGIISQNGNAYEEGLSNEWSPIQRYWKDPSQENRESLRDFVSKDATWFQYHEGASDPSLIAPETYTLDQHFLDRAGNIEIQLDLVKDYRTNVALYPKFHQYFREYQPKLLLVWGNRDPYFLPAGAEAYKKDLPDATLKFYDTGHFALETHPEEIGADILDFLETLPI; encoded by the coding sequence ATGGAAAACACATCAATTCATTTCAACAAAGTGGTGGTAAACGGTTTAAACATTTTTTATAGGGAAGCAGGCGCGCCTGATGCACCGACCATTCTCTTACTGCATGGTTACCCAACATCTTCCCATATGTTCAGAAACCTGCTTCCCGTTCTCAGCAAGCAATATCATGTAATCGCCCCGGATTTGCCTGGTTTTGGTTATTCTGATGCGCCAGGCAATCAAGAGTTCGAATATACTTTTGACAATCTGGCTGCTACAATGCAAGCATTTATTGATCAACTCGGCCTGAAACGCTTTGCCATTTACATTTTTGATTACGGCGCGCCGGTTGGTCTGCGCCTGGCTATGGCAAATCCAGAAAAGATCACCGGCATCATTTCCCAAAACGGTAATGCTTACGAGGAAGGGCTTAGCAATGAGTGGAGCCCGATACAGCGCTATTGGAAAGACCCATCCCAGGAAAACCGTGAGTCGCTCAGGGATTTTGTTTCAAAAGATGCCACATGGTTTCAATATCATGAAGGTGCTTCTGACCCATCATTGATTGCCCCTGAAACCTACACACTCGATCAACACTTCCTGGACAGGGCGGGCAATATTGAAATCCAGCTGGATCTGGTGAAAGATTACAGGACCAATGTTGCGCTGTACCCAAAATTTCATCAATACTTCCGGGAATACCAGCCAAAATTGTTGTTAGTTTGGGGAAACAGAGATCCGTATTTTTTGCCAGCGGGTGCGGAAGCATATAAGAAGGATTTACCCGATGCGACTTTAAAATTCTACGATACAGGCCACTTTGCGCTTGAAACCCACCCGGAAGAGATCGGCGCTGATATACTTGATTTTTTGGAAACGCTGCCGATATAA
- a CDS encoding DUF6597 domain-containing transcriptional factor, protein MKNQTDIRELFTPMQPQAAPLSEKIFITEVLPDVRLQPYIWCYWEIKSRKPLEEDFFCKIASDGCIDIFVNVNNPHESYAMGFYNRSSTYVLGSCFHYAGVRFLPGMFSYLFNTKASELSNAVEFMDAVHKNTSKFLIENIRPGDSIHDIRSVFDKYFMQNLHHVGNEFDPRVYEAILIILKNTKSLNIENDVSKIVGVSPRHLRRLFDFYIGHNIKSFARVVRFQNYLKAHSESINVAPGSLYYDFGYYDQGHFIKEFKTFSGDTPSKMADLYNTLRCSRASFI, encoded by the coding sequence ATGAAAAATCAAACCGATATAAGAGAACTTTTCACTCCAATGCAGCCACAAGCTGCCCCCTTAAGCGAAAAGATATTCATCACAGAAGTTCTTCCGGATGTACGTCTCCAACCTTATATATGGTGTTATTGGGAGATCAAATCTCGTAAACCCTTAGAGGAAGACTTTTTCTGTAAAATCGCCTCCGACGGCTGCATCGATATTTTTGTTAATGTTAATAATCCCCACGAGAGTTATGCAATGGGTTTCTACAATAGAAGCTCAACATACGTGCTTGGAAGTTGCTTTCATTATGCGGGTGTAAGATTTCTTCCAGGTATGTTTTCATATCTATTTAATACCAAGGCCTCAGAGCTAAGCAATGCCGTTGAGTTCATGGACGCAGTTCATAAAAATACATCAAAGTTCCTAATTGAGAACATTCGCCCAGGTGACAGCATTCATGATATCAGGTCTGTTTTCGATAAATATTTCATGCAGAATCTTCATCATGTTGGGAATGAGTTTGACCCAAGAGTTTATGAAGCGATTTTAATCATACTGAAAAACACAAAATCATTGAATATTGAAAACGACGTAAGTAAAATTGTCGGCGTAAGCCCCCGGCACCTGCGCAGGTTGTTTGATTTCTATATTGGCCACAATATCAAATCATTCGCTCGGGTCGTTCGCTTTCAAAATTATCTGAAGGCGCACTCAGAGTCGATAAATGTGGCACCAGGCTCGCTATATTATGATTTTGGCTATTATGATCAAGGACATTTTATCAAAGAGTTCAAAACTTTCTCTGGCGACACTCCCTCGAAAATGGCCGATTTATACAATACATTGCGTTGCAGCCGTGCTAGTTTTATATAA